In Thermococcus thioreducens, a genomic segment contains:
- the rpl4p gene encoding 50S ribosomal protein L4, with protein sequence MKVKVFNLEGEPVEEIELPKVFATPFRPDLIRRAVIASWTHRIQPQGRDPMAGKRRVTENIGKGHGMARVERIKTSPRFAAFVPFARGGRRTHPPKVEKIIWEDINKKERRLAIMSAIAATANYDLVRARGHIVDNVPQVPLVVVDDLEKVFKTAQTREIFKKLGVWDDIERAKKNTKIRAGKGKMRGRRYKKAKGPLIVVAKNEGIVQGARNHPGVDVVTVENLSAELLAPGTHPGRLTVWTKGAIERLREIYG encoded by the coding sequence ATGAAGGTTAAGGTTTTCAATCTCGAAGGCGAGCCTGTGGAGGAGATAGAGCTTCCGAAGGTCTTTGCCACTCCCTTCAGGCCCGACCTCATCAGGAGGGCTGTCATTGCTTCATGGACACACAGGATACAGCCGCAGGGCAGGGATCCAATGGCCGGTAAGAGGCGCGTTACCGAGAACATCGGAAAGGGCCACGGCATGGCGAGGGTTGAGAGGATAAAGACCTCTCCGAGGTTTGCAGCATTTGTTCCCTTCGCCCGCGGTGGAAGGAGAACCCACCCGCCCAAGGTCGAGAAGATAATCTGGGAGGACATCAACAAGAAGGAGCGCAGACTTGCTATAATGAGCGCCATAGCGGCAACGGCCAACTACGACCTCGTCAGGGCCAGGGGCCACATCGTTGACAACGTCCCGCAGGTTCCCCTCGTTGTCGTTGATGACCTTGAGAAGGTCTTCAAGACCGCTCAGACCCGGGAGATATTCAAGAAGCTCGGCGTCTGGGACGACATCGAGAGGGCCAAGAAGAACACCAAGATAAGGGCTGGTAAGGGTAAGATGCGCGGAAGGCGCTACAAGAAGGCTAAGGGCCCGCTCATCGTTGTTGCCAAGAACGAGGGAATCGTCCAGGGAGCCAGAAACCACCCGGGTGTTGACGTCGTTACCGTCGAGAACCTCAGTGCAGAACTCCTTGCCCCGGGTACCCACCCCGGTAGGCTTACCGTCTGGACGAAGGGAGCTATAGAGAGGCTTAGGGAGATTTACGGGTGA
- a CDS encoding 50S ribosomal protein L23, translated as MDPYKVIIKPVVTEKAVAMIENENKLTFIVDRRATKADIKRAVEAMFEVKVEKVNTLITMRGEKKAYVKLKPEYSASEVAARIGLF; from the coding sequence ATGGATCCGTACAAGGTCATCATAAAGCCGGTCGTCACGGAGAAGGCCGTGGCGATGATAGAGAACGAGAACAAGCTCACCTTCATAGTCGACAGAAGGGCAACCAAGGCCGACATCAAGAGGGCCGTGGAAGCGATGTTCGAGGTCAAGGTCGAGAAAGTCAACACCCTCATCACCATGAGGGGAGAGAAGAAGGCCTACGTGAAGCTCAAGCCTGAGTACAGCGCAAGTGAGGTTGCTGCCAGGATAGGATTGTTCTGA
- a CDS encoding 50S ribosomal protein L2 → MGKSLIQQRRGKGTTTFRAPSHRYRGAVRYVPLNLTKEKTLVGKVVEILHDPGRTAPVARVKFENGMEKLIIAPEGVLVGEEIAIGPNAPIKIGNTLPLAMIPEGSYVYDIEGVPGDGGKYVRAGGAYALVVSREKDKVIVQLPSGELKQFNPMCRATIGVVAGGGRLEKPIVKAGKAYYIAKARNRFWPKPRGVKMNAVNHPHGGKEHHIGRPSTVSRRAPPGRKVGHIAARRTGRRK, encoded by the coding sequence ATGGGAAAGAGTCTGATTCAGCAGAGGAGAGGTAAGGGAACCACGACCTTTAGGGCCCCCTCCCACAGGTACAGGGGTGCCGTCAGGTACGTTCCGCTCAACCTTACCAAGGAGAAGACCCTCGTCGGCAAGGTCGTGGAGATACTCCACGACCCGGGAAGGACCGCTCCAGTGGCAAGGGTCAAGTTCGAGAACGGCATGGAGAAGCTAATAATAGCTCCCGAAGGAGTCCTCGTCGGCGAGGAGATAGCCATCGGGCCGAACGCCCCGATCAAGATCGGCAACACCCTCCCGCTTGCCATGATACCGGAGGGAAGCTACGTCTACGACATAGAGGGGGTTCCTGGCGACGGTGGCAAGTACGTCAGAGCGGGCGGTGCCTACGCCCTCGTCGTCAGCAGGGAGAAGGACAAGGTCATAGTCCAGCTTCCGAGCGGTGAGCTCAAGCAGTTCAACCCGATGTGCAGGGCCACCATAGGTGTCGTTGCCGGCGGTGGAAGGCTTGAGAAGCCCATCGTTAAGGCCGGTAAGGCCTACTACATCGCCAAGGCAAGGAACAGGTTCTGGCCGAAGCCAAGGGGTGTCAAGATGAACGCCGTCAACCACCCGCACGGTGGTAAGGAGCACCACATAGGAAGGCCGAGCACCGTTTCGAGGCGCGCTCCGCCCGGAAGGAAGGTCGGTCACATAGCCGCGAGAAGAACTGGTAGGAGGAAGTGA
- a CDS encoding 30S ribosomal protein S19, whose amino-acid sequence MARRKEFKYRGYTFEELLNMSLEDFAKLLPARQRRSLKRGLSPEQKKLLRKIRLAKKGKYKKPIRTHSRDMVILPEMVGMTIHVYNGKEFVPIEIKEEMIGHYLGEFALTRKIVQHGSPGVGATRSSMFVAIK is encoded by the coding sequence ATGGCGAGAAGGAAGGAGTTTAAGTATAGGGGCTATACCTTCGAGGAACTGCTCAACATGTCACTTGAGGACTTTGCAAAGCTCCTCCCTGCCAGGCAGAGGAGGAGCCTCAAGCGCGGTCTTTCCCCGGAGCAGAAGAAGCTCCTCAGGAAGATACGGCTTGCCAAGAAGGGCAAGTATAAGAAGCCGATCAGGACTCACAGCAGGGACATGGTCATCCTTCCCGAGATGGTCGGCATGACCATCCACGTCTACAACGGAAAGGAGTTCGTCCCAATAGAGATCAAGGAGGAGATGATAGGCCACTACCTCGGCGAGTTCGCCCTCACGAGGAAGATCGTCCAGCACGGCTCACCTGGTGTTGGAGCCACTAGGTCATCGATGTTCGTGGCCATCAAGTGA
- the rplV gene encoding 50S ribosomal protein L22, with the protein MSRGRFSYSFQNFDPDRMARASGRDLGISPKHSIELLREIKGMMLNDAIKYLDDVIALKRPVPMRRFNDSQGHKPGKGFGPGRYPVKVAKAVKKVLLNAKNNAEQKGLDPDRLRIIHAAAQRGPVLRGYIPRAFGRATPFNEQTTHIEIVVEEVRR; encoded by the coding sequence ATGAGCAGGGGCAGGTTTTCCTACTCATTCCAAAATTTTGACCCGGACAGGATGGCTCGTGCCAGCGGAAGGGACCTCGGGATATCCCCCAAGCACAGCATCGAGCTCCTCAGGGAGATAAAGGGCATGATGCTTAACGATGCCATCAAGTACCTCGACGACGTTATCGCTCTGAAGAGACCGGTTCCAATGAGGCGCTTCAACGACAGCCAGGGTCACAAGCCCGGCAAGGGCTTCGGCCCCGGAAGGTACCCGGTTAAGGTTGCGAAGGCCGTCAAGAAGGTCCTCCTCAACGCCAAGAACAACGCCGAGCAGAAGGGCCTCGACCCGGACAGGCTCAGGATAATCCACGCGGCTGCCCAGCGCGGGCCGGTACTTCGCGGATACATCCCGAGGGCCTTTGGAAGGGCCACACCGTTCAACGAGCAGACCACCCACATAGAGATAGTCGTTGAGGAAGTTAGGAGGTGA